From a region of the Mycobacterium intracellulare ATCC 13950 genome:
- a CDS encoding thiolase C-terminal domain-containing protein, translating into MRPLPQLTPWNQWFWTSGQDGHLRIQHCSECDTYVHPPVPICPSCRVTTAKPAVVSGRATVVGYTVNEHPWLPGFEPPYVIAVVALDECAEVRLTTNIVGCSPEEVHVGQRVSVRFDNIDDVWFPLFEPTDGTDERDLLGPPASPVPRQPVTAERFEHRSVISGIGRSATGRRLMVDPLSLTMDACLAAVADAGLELSDIDGLSTYPGPVGMGMSEGGIAAVEEALRIHPTWINGGMDLPGQGGAIIAAMMAVAAGLCRHVLCFRTVWESTYAALRLHGGGGRVSGPQQWSLPFGAASAANWIGVNANQYLHRYGANRELFGMIAVNARRNAALNPSAIYREPMTMDDYLAARPITSPFGLYDCDVPCDGSIAVVVSDASIGGDLPRPAIRCDAVGTQVAERISWDQGTLTHEPQVIGQAAHLWSRTDLRPEDVDLALLYDGFTFNCVSWLEALGFCGFGEAQGWLDGGRRIALDGELPLNTHGGQLSEGRLHGFGFLYEAVLQLRHQAGNRQVKDARTAVVSTGGGVPSGVMLLHRAT; encoded by the coding sequence ATGAGACCGCTGCCGCAGCTCACACCGTGGAATCAATGGTTCTGGACGTCCGGCCAGGATGGCCATCTACGCATCCAACACTGCAGCGAGTGCGATACGTACGTGCACCCTCCGGTGCCGATCTGTCCATCATGCCGGGTGACAACGGCCAAACCCGCCGTGGTTTCCGGTCGTGCGACGGTGGTGGGCTACACGGTCAACGAGCATCCATGGCTTCCCGGATTCGAGCCGCCCTACGTCATCGCGGTGGTCGCACTCGACGAGTGCGCCGAGGTGCGCCTGACGACCAACATCGTCGGCTGCTCACCCGAGGAGGTGCACGTCGGCCAGCGCGTCTCCGTGCGTTTCGACAACATTGACGACGTGTGGTTCCCGCTGTTCGAACCCACGGATGGCACCGATGAGCGGGACCTACTGGGGCCGCCCGCTTCTCCCGTTCCGCGTCAGCCGGTAACGGCGGAGCGGTTTGAGCATCGATCCGTGATATCGGGCATCGGCCGGTCAGCCACCGGCCGCCGGCTGATGGTCGATCCGTTGTCGCTCACGATGGACGCATGTCTTGCCGCGGTTGCCGATGCCGGTTTGGAACTGTCTGATATTGACGGTCTTTCGACGTACCCGGGACCCGTGGGCATGGGTATGAGCGAAGGCGGCATCGCTGCCGTCGAGGAGGCTTTGCGCATACATCCCACGTGGATCAACGGCGGCATGGATCTACCCGGCCAGGGTGGCGCGATCATAGCCGCGATGATGGCGGTGGCCGCGGGCCTTTGCCGACACGTCCTGTGCTTTCGGACGGTGTGGGAATCGACGTATGCCGCGCTTCGACTACACGGGGGCGGCGGACGGGTATCGGGGCCCCAGCAATGGTCGTTGCCGTTTGGCGCCGCCTCGGCGGCCAATTGGATCGGTGTGAATGCCAACCAGTATCTGCATCGATACGGTGCGAATCGGGAACTCTTCGGCATGATCGCCGTGAACGCGCGGCGCAATGCCGCGCTCAACCCGTCGGCCATCTACCGCGAACCGATGACCATGGACGACTACCTCGCCGCGCGGCCCATCACGTCACCGTTCGGCCTCTACGACTGCGACGTTCCCTGTGACGGCTCGATCGCGGTGGTGGTGTCCGACGCGTCGATCGGCGGTGATCTGCCGCGACCGGCCATACGCTGCGACGCCGTCGGAACGCAAGTGGCCGAACGTATCTCGTGGGATCAGGGGACGCTCACTCACGAGCCCCAGGTCATCGGCCAGGCCGCGCATTTGTGGAGCAGAACTGATCTGCGGCCCGAGGACGTCGACCTTGCCCTGCTGTACGACGGCTTTACGTTCAACTGCGTGTCGTGGCTCGAGGCCCTGGGCTTCTGCGGCTTCGGCGAGGCCCAGGGATGGCTGGATGGCGGCCGGCGCATCGCGCTGGACGGCGAGCTTCCACTCAACACCCACGGCGGCCAGCTGTCCGAGGGACGCCTGCACGGATTCGGCTTCCTCTACGAAGCGGTGCTGCAATTGCGCCACCAGGCCGGTAACCGCCAAGTCAAAGACGCACGCACCGCCGTCGTCAGTACCGGTGGGGGAGTTCCATCCGGCGTCATGCTGTTGCACCGCGCGACGTGA
- a CDS encoding ABC transporter substrate-binding protein — MADEVRAYGSVAPLKVGLLNDYPTSGDTDNDSVAALRLVMDEALSSGLIDRPIELVTRNVVGLPNGTYQVVERAFDELVAEGCLAIFGPWVSDNVVPLRSHVEATARVPIVTLSGSEGALGDWCFALNNGSMPEEPVMLAAVMIGDGRSRIAIAYEASLIGKEYLAFAERAYDAAGLKVVATVAIPQVEADKSETVTALRAAEPDALVHVGFGHGLWGFTDALRAAGWDPPRYTTTAFEMAHISAEWRRHLSGWIGLDSYDERNTVGQAFLDRFEARYGRRPGHSMPGLSHDAATVIVRGLAAARPLTGEGVKNGMEQVKLVPSASGAPGTFLRFGRFIRQGWMGSDYLVARRVLPDGSAHVFHAAPSDHIARAVGGASG; from the coding sequence ATGGCAGACGAGGTTCGCGCATACGGTTCGGTCGCTCCCCTGAAAGTCGGCTTGCTCAACGACTATCCGACGTCCGGCGACACCGACAACGACAGCGTCGCCGCGCTGCGGCTGGTGATGGATGAAGCCCTTTCCTCGGGACTGATCGACCGGCCGATCGAACTCGTCACCCGCAATGTGGTGGGCCTGCCCAACGGGACCTACCAAGTGGTCGAGCGGGCCTTCGACGAGCTCGTCGCGGAGGGTTGCCTGGCGATCTTCGGGCCGTGGGTGTCGGATAACGTGGTGCCGCTGCGTTCCCACGTCGAGGCCACCGCGCGGGTTCCGATCGTCACTCTGTCGGGATCGGAGGGAGCGCTCGGCGACTGGTGCTTCGCACTGAACAACGGCTCGATGCCCGAGGAGCCGGTGATGCTGGCCGCGGTGATGATCGGCGACGGTCGATCGCGCATCGCCATTGCCTACGAGGCATCGCTCATCGGTAAGGAGTACCTCGCCTTCGCCGAGAGAGCCTACGACGCCGCGGGTTTGAAGGTCGTTGCGACCGTGGCGATTCCCCAGGTCGAAGCCGACAAGTCCGAGACGGTCACTGCGTTGCGTGCGGCGGAACCCGACGCGCTGGTGCACGTCGGGTTCGGGCACGGGCTGTGGGGCTTCACGGATGCGCTGCGCGCCGCGGGCTGGGATCCGCCGCGATACACGACGACGGCGTTCGAAATGGCACACATCAGCGCGGAGTGGAGGCGGCACCTATCCGGATGGATCGGCCTGGACAGCTACGACGAGCGCAACACGGTCGGACAGGCCTTCCTCGACCGCTTCGAGGCGCGATACGGTCGCCGGCCCGGACACTCGATGCCGGGCCTGTCGCACGACGCGGCCACCGTGATCGTGCGTGGTCTCGCCGCGGCACGGCCGTTGACCGGGGAGGGTGTGAAGAACGGGATGGAGCAGGTGAAGCTCGTCCCGTCGGCCAGCGGCGCGCCGGGAACGTTCCTGCGATTCGGCCGGTTCATCCGACAGGGGTGGATGGGTTCCGATTATCTCGTGGCCCGAAGGGTTTTGCCCGACGGCAGCGCGCACGTTTTCCATGCGGCGCCCAGCGACCACATCGCCCGCGCGGTCGGTGGTGCCTCAGGCTAG
- a CDS encoding NAD(P)H-dependent amine dehydrogenase family protein — protein sequence MTLTSTQESHAPSIQKKYRVIQWGMGNVGTIALRHFAHNPLYEVVGVLCNRPEKVGRDAGELVGVGPIGVHATTDKATLEALDADCVFYAPLWSDVDEICRLLRGGKSVVASGGAWWHRTETNSADIDKIEAACQEGGTSFHGGGIHPGYAADLLVLTLARIVGKTDHIHIYEAVNFNKDTLKYLDEMGFGKTPVEFAKGNLFQDAWSLFAQSLTMVVEGLGKTVEKFTTDVQLGTATRDIPYEGSPDMDMPGLKGVIKTGTVASQHHLWTAWVDGRPFITLHELYSFVEHDAIEPKPDWEPYYHYRVVIDGDPGTELILRGSEDARDHAKPGYIGYAWTAMEPVNAIPAICDGPPGFKSHADLGLMTVRGIVR from the coding sequence ATGACGCTCACATCGACGCAGGAGTCCCACGCGCCGTCCATCCAGAAGAAGTACCGCGTGATCCAGTGGGGCATGGGTAATGTCGGCACGATCGCACTGCGCCACTTCGCACACAACCCTCTCTACGAAGTGGTCGGAGTGCTTTGTAATCGCCCGGAGAAGGTCGGTAGGGACGCTGGTGAGCTCGTCGGGGTAGGACCGATCGGGGTACACGCAACCACCGACAAGGCCACCTTGGAGGCACTCGACGCCGATTGCGTGTTCTACGCGCCGCTCTGGTCGGACGTCGACGAGATCTGCCGGCTGCTCCGCGGAGGAAAGAGCGTCGTTGCCTCGGGTGGTGCGTGGTGGCATCGGACCGAAACCAACAGCGCGGACATCGACAAGATCGAAGCGGCGTGCCAAGAAGGCGGTACTTCGTTCCACGGAGGTGGCATCCACCCCGGCTACGCCGCGGACCTTCTCGTTCTGACGCTAGCCCGGATCGTCGGCAAGACCGACCACATCCATATCTACGAGGCGGTGAACTTCAATAAGGACACCCTGAAGTACTTGGACGAGATGGGGTTCGGAAAAACCCCGGTCGAATTTGCGAAGGGAAATCTCTTCCAAGACGCGTGGTCGTTGTTCGCACAGTCGCTGACGATGGTTGTCGAAGGACTGGGTAAAACCGTGGAGAAGTTCACGACAGACGTGCAGCTCGGCACGGCCACCCGCGATATCCCGTACGAGGGATCCCCGGACATGGACATGCCCGGCCTCAAAGGTGTGATCAAGACGGGCACCGTCGCGTCCCAGCATCATCTCTGGACGGCGTGGGTGGACGGCAGGCCATTCATCACGTTGCACGAGCTCTACTCGTTTGTTGAACACGACGCCATCGAGCCGAAACCTGATTGGGAGCCCTACTACCACTACCGCGTGGTGATTGACGGCGACCCGGGAACCGAGCTGATCCTGCGGGGCAGCGAAGATGCACGAGACCACGCGAAGCCCGGCTATATCGGTTACGCCTGGACCGCGATGGAACCAGTGAACGCCATCCCCGCCATCTGTGATGGCCCGCCGGGTTTCAAGTCCCACGCCGACCTTGGGCTCATGACTGTTCGGGGGATCGTGCGCTGA
- a CDS encoding amidohydrolase family protein: MQPEEMILVSVDDHLVEPPNLFEGRVVNKYADETPRVIRQSDGSEVWTFNGAIIPNIGLNAVAGRPREEYGIEPTAFDEMRPGCYDIHERIKDMDAGGVLASMCFPSFPGFAGRLFATHPDKDLALAVTQAYNDWHIDEWCGSYPGRFLPMGLPILWDPELCAKEIRRNAEKGCHSVTFTENPATLGFPSIHDDYWDPMWRALSDTNTVLSVHLGSSGKITMTADNAPIDVMITLQPMNVCSAAADLLWSRVIKQFPDVRFALSEGGTGWIPYFVDRLDRTYEMHHLWTGQDFGDRLPSEVFRERFLTCFIADPIGVKLRHDVGIDNIAWECDYPHSDSSWPAAAEELALVMAGLPDDEINKITYENACRWYSFDPFEHRTRDQCTVGALRAGAGDHDVEIRSFDHGRFERTAGSTLGSVSAKLDV; the protein is encoded by the coding sequence ATGCAGCCCGAAGAGATGATCCTGGTGAGCGTCGACGACCATCTGGTGGAACCACCGAACCTGTTCGAGGGCAGGGTTGTGAACAAGTACGCCGACGAGACGCCCCGGGTGATCCGGCAGTCCGACGGCTCGGAGGTCTGGACGTTCAACGGCGCGATCATCCCCAACATCGGCCTCAACGCCGTGGCGGGCCGCCCGCGCGAGGAGTACGGCATCGAACCCACTGCCTTCGACGAGATGCGCCCGGGGTGCTACGACATCCACGAGCGAATCAAGGACATGGACGCGGGCGGTGTGCTCGCGTCGATGTGCTTCCCGTCCTTTCCCGGCTTCGCGGGCCGGCTGTTCGCCACCCACCCCGATAAGGACCTCGCGCTCGCCGTCACCCAGGCGTACAACGACTGGCACATCGACGAGTGGTGTGGGTCGTATCCCGGACGCTTCCTGCCCATGGGATTACCCATACTTTGGGATCCGGAGTTGTGCGCCAAGGAGATCCGTCGCAATGCCGAGAAGGGTTGTCACTCAGTGACCTTCACCGAGAACCCCGCCACCCTCGGCTTCCCGAGCATCCACGACGACTATTGGGATCCGATGTGGCGGGCGCTGTCGGACACCAACACGGTGCTCTCGGTCCACCTGGGCTCGTCGGGCAAGATCACGATGACCGCCGACAACGCGCCCATCGACGTGATGATCACGCTGCAGCCGATGAATGTCTGCTCGGCGGCCGCAGACCTGTTGTGGTCGCGAGTCATCAAGCAATTCCCCGACGTACGGTTCGCACTCTCGGAGGGCGGCACCGGGTGGATCCCGTATTTCGTCGACCGGCTCGACCGCACGTACGAAATGCATCACCTGTGGACGGGCCAGGACTTCGGCGACAGACTGCCCAGTGAGGTCTTCCGGGAGCGCTTCCTGACCTGCTTCATCGCCGATCCGATCGGGGTCAAGCTGCGCCACGACGTCGGCATCGACAACATCGCCTGGGAGTGCGACTACCCGCATTCCGACTCGTCGTGGCCCGCGGCGGCCGAGGAACTCGCCCTCGTCATGGCCGGGCTGCCCGACGACGAGATCAACAAGATCACCTACGAGAATGCGTGTCGGTGGTATTCGTTCGACCCGTTCGAACACCGCACCCGAGACCAATGCACGGTGGGCGCCCTGCGTGCCGGTGCCGGTGACCACGACGTCGAGATCCGCAGCTTCGACCACGGTCGGTTCGAACGCACCGCGGGCTCGACCCTCGGCTCCGTGAGTGCCAAGCTCGATGTCTGA
- a CDS encoding helix-turn-helix domain-containing protein, whose translation MVTNDQRRRFYRDGIHATGVDQLADHARVSKRMLYKHFSSKAEIVQACLRDMGATRAVPPERALNGPA comes from the coding sequence ATGGTCACGAATGATCAACGACGGCGGTTCTACCGCGACGGCATCCACGCCACGGGGGTGGACCAGCTCGCCGATCACGCCCGTGTGTCCAAGCGGATGCTGTACAAACACTTTTCAAGCAAGGCCGAGATCGTCCAGGCCTGCCTCCGTGATATGGGCGCGACGCGCGCGGTGCCACCAGAACGGGCGCTCAACGGACCGGCCTAG
- a CDS encoding NDMA-dependent alcohol dehydrogenase: protein MKSKAAVLRGVGVDWEVTEVELDPPHAGEVLVKMAYAGICHSDEHFYTGDSVPTAEMEEMMRASGLPVPEWFPMLGGHEGSGVVEAVGAGVTSLKPGDHVAISFLPACGNCRWCASGYTYLCDVGADIYSKAMTTDGTRRRHLGNEDLMAMMQVGTFSEYVVASERSLVKVHDWIPLEAASLVSCGVTTGFGSGSVAAGTQAGDTVVVVGVGGIGMNAVQGAKVAGAKHIVAVDPNEFKREIAPTFGATHAAADIGAALALVKEITWGVMADRVVLTPGVVPADMIMTAMMLLRKGGTCVLTGMPKITDLMVPIVLTDMVSSCKTFKGVLYGEMNPREAMPKLLAMYEAGLIKLDELVTQKYKLDDINEAMKDLRAGKNIRGVIAFE, encoded by the coding sequence ATGAAGTCCAAAGCAGCGGTGTTGCGCGGTGTCGGTGTGGATTGGGAAGTCACCGAAGTGGAGCTCGATCCGCCGCACGCGGGCGAAGTGCTGGTCAAGATGGCCTATGCGGGCATCTGTCACTCCGACGAACACTTCTATACCGGCGACAGTGTGCCGACCGCGGAGATGGAAGAGATGATGCGGGCGTCTGGCCTTCCGGTGCCCGAATGGTTCCCCATGCTCGGAGGACACGAGGGCTCCGGTGTGGTCGAAGCGGTCGGGGCCGGGGTGACATCACTGAAGCCCGGTGACCATGTGGCCATTTCGTTTCTGCCCGCCTGCGGCAATTGCCGATGGTGCGCCAGTGGCTACACCTACCTGTGCGACGTGGGCGCCGACATCTACAGCAAGGCGATGACCACCGACGGCACCCGCCGTCGCCATCTCGGCAACGAAGACCTCATGGCGATGATGCAGGTCGGCACCTTCTCCGAATACGTGGTGGCCTCCGAGCGCTCGCTCGTCAAAGTCCACGACTGGATCCCCCTAGAGGCCGCCTCGCTGGTGTCCTGCGGGGTGACAACAGGATTCGGGTCGGGATCGGTCGCGGCGGGTACCCAAGCCGGCGATACCGTCGTCGTGGTCGGTGTCGGCGGAATCGGCATGAACGCCGTGCAGGGCGCGAAAGTCGCCGGCGCCAAGCACATCGTCGCCGTGGACCCCAACGAGTTCAAACGCGAGATCGCGCCGACGTTCGGGGCCACCCACGCCGCTGCCGACATCGGTGCCGCGCTGGCACTGGTCAAGGAGATCACCTGGGGGGTGATGGCCGACCGGGTCGTTCTCACGCCCGGGGTCGTGCCGGCGGACATGATAATGACGGCGATGATGTTGTTGCGCAAGGGCGGAACCTGCGTGCTGACCGGGATGCCGAAGATCACCGACCTGATGGTGCCGATCGTCCTCACTGACATGGTCAGTTCGTGCAAGACGTTCAAGGGGGTGCTCTACGGCGAGATGAACCCCCGCGAGGCCATGCCGAAACTATTGGCGATGTATGAGGCGGGGCTGATCAAGCTCGATGAGCTGGTCACGCAGAAGTACAAGCTCGATGACATCAACGAGGCCATGAAAGACCTGCGCGCGGGCAAGAACATCCGGGGCGTCATCGCCTTCGAATAG
- a CDS encoding NAD(P)H-dependent amine dehydrogenase family protein, protein MQWATGAVGRAALQELIENPRYQLVGVLVYDPAKAGLDAGVLCGRPPTTGVIATTDKDEIIALGADVVVHAASKAHAVETNAADICRLLAAGSTVITTTSYNHLPTYGEETEAMFARACRAGGSRFHAAGENPGFMFERLVATVTGLSKSIDRIDLYEATDVSAVDSRPMLVDLMGMGRPPEDVSIDSPIIKKLDMAYRQALNATADVLGITLSHIDVAVDATTLPHDIDVLAGTIEAGTVVGQRFSWVGHWSGRPLLAIHEEWVLTRDLPQWGMAPLAPGEKAPLIRAVIKGEPSFELQLDVAFDGAPSTGQHAMPGHLMIAMSAVRAIPYVLARPPGVVTAPVFGAIQLA, encoded by the coding sequence GTGCAATGGGCGACCGGCGCCGTCGGCCGGGCCGCACTGCAGGAGCTTATTGAAAACCCGCGTTATCAGTTAGTGGGCGTGCTCGTGTACGACCCGGCGAAGGCCGGCCTCGACGCGGGTGTGCTCTGCGGGCGGCCACCGACGACGGGTGTGATCGCCACGACGGACAAGGACGAGATCATCGCCCTGGGCGCCGATGTCGTCGTGCACGCGGCCAGCAAGGCCCACGCCGTCGAGACGAACGCTGCGGACATCTGCCGCCTGCTCGCGGCGGGTAGCACCGTCATCACCACCACGTCGTACAACCACCTACCCACCTACGGCGAAGAGACCGAGGCAATGTTCGCCAGGGCGTGCCGAGCGGGCGGGTCACGCTTTCACGCGGCGGGTGAGAACCCCGGTTTCATGTTCGAGCGGCTCGTCGCGACGGTGACGGGGCTGAGTAAGTCCATCGACCGCATCGACCTCTACGAGGCCACCGACGTCTCCGCCGTGGACAGTCGGCCGATGCTCGTCGACCTGATGGGCATGGGCAGACCGCCGGAAGACGTCAGCATTGACTCCCCGATCATCAAGAAGCTCGACATGGCCTACCGCCAGGCCCTCAATGCGACGGCCGACGTCCTCGGGATCACCCTGTCCCACATCGACGTGGCGGTCGACGCCACCACACTGCCCCACGACATCGACGTCCTGGCCGGCACGATCGAGGCGGGAACGGTTGTCGGGCAGCGATTCTCGTGGGTCGGCCACTGGTCGGGACGCCCGTTGCTGGCCATTCACGAGGAGTGGGTGCTCACCCGCGACCTTCCACAATGGGGCATGGCTCCATTGGCGCCCGGCGAAAAGGCGCCGCTGATCCGCGCGGTCATCAAAGGTGAGCCCAGCTTTGAACTCCAGCTCGACGTGGCATTCGACGGCGCGCCATCGACGGGCCAGCACGCCATGCCAGGTCACCTGATGATCGCGATGAGCGCGGTTCGCGCCATACCGTACGTGCTGGCCCGGCCACCCGGTGTCGTGACAGCACCGGTGTTCGGCGCGATCCAACTAGCCTGA
- a CDS encoding TetR/AcrR family transcriptional regulator has protein sequence MAQRGGADDERRARGEQTRRDLIEAGRELFVEHGFFNTSIGDLVAKSGVGTRGAFYHHFKDKAELFRAVFEDVENDLTLRSIATPPPGTDPWERLTSGLHGFLEAATEPAVQRVILVDGPVVLGWQTLREIQEGNSIALINELVREAIAEGIIDDQPVGELTHMLVAALEEASRLVAHAANPARARRRAAKVLDRLLLSFAVAPRKVLRR, from the coding sequence ATGGCGCAGCGCGGTGGTGCGGACGATGAACGGCGTGCCCGTGGCGAGCAGACTCGCCGCGACCTGATCGAGGCGGGCCGGGAACTGTTCGTGGAGCACGGATTCTTCAACACGAGCATCGGTGACCTCGTGGCGAAGTCGGGCGTCGGCACGCGCGGTGCCTTCTACCACCACTTCAAGGACAAGGCCGAGCTGTTTCGGGCCGTATTCGAAGACGTTGAGAACGACCTTACGCTGCGGTCCATCGCCACTCCCCCGCCCGGCACGGACCCGTGGGAACGGCTCACGAGCGGTCTGCACGGATTTCTCGAAGCCGCAACGGAGCCCGCCGTGCAGAGGGTGATACTCGTCGACGGTCCGGTGGTACTGGGCTGGCAGACCCTGCGCGAAATCCAGGAGGGCAACAGCATCGCCCTCATCAACGAGTTGGTCCGCGAGGCGATCGCAGAGGGCATCATCGACGACCAACCCGTCGGGGAGCTGACGCACATGCTCGTCGCGGCGCTCGAGGAGGCTTCACGTCTGGTCGCGCACGCCGCAAATCCCGCCAGGGCACGCCGCCGAGCCGCCAAGGTGCTCGACCGGCTGTTGCTCTCGTTCGCCGTAGCTCCCCGAAAAGTGTTGCGGCGGTAG
- a CDS encoding SDR family oxidoreductase — MRVAVVGASAGLGRCIGTGLAQRGAHVALLARRYDRLVEAAKDAGNGAVAIACDVTVTDSCKKAISEVVGALGGLDALVYTTGMGVLAPLREVTAEQWAQLFATNVTGAALVTAAAAPHLAATAGSAVYLSSLSASYTTPWPLLGAYSVTKSALDKLVEAWRIEHPEIGFTRLAVGDSLGGAGDAQTEFNKSWDPDALEAAIRYWMENKYMVGGLVDAEHLTEVVHSVIHCGNSSFIPYLTLAPRASDAVKELRQW; from the coding sequence ATGCGGGTCGCCGTCGTCGGCGCCTCCGCGGGCCTCGGCCGATGCATCGGCACCGGGCTCGCCCAACGCGGTGCGCACGTCGCGCTACTGGCGCGTCGATACGACCGGCTGGTCGAGGCCGCCAAGGATGCCGGCAACGGCGCGGTCGCCATCGCGTGCGACGTCACCGTCACCGACAGCTGCAAAAAGGCGATCTCCGAGGTTGTCGGCGCGCTCGGCGGTCTTGACGCCTTGGTGTACACGACCGGCATGGGTGTGTTGGCTCCACTGCGCGAGGTGACCGCGGAACAATGGGCACAGTTGTTCGCGACCAATGTCACCGGCGCCGCGCTCGTCACCGCGGCCGCCGCCCCGCATTTGGCGGCGACGGCCGGCTCTGCCGTATACCTGTCCTCACTGAGTGCGTCCTACACGACGCCGTGGCCGCTGCTCGGGGCCTACTCGGTTACCAAGAGCGCCTTAGACAAGCTCGTTGAGGCCTGGCGTATCGAACATCCGGAGATCGGCTTTACCCGTCTCGCCGTGGGCGACAGCCTCGGCGGCGCCGGCGACGCGCAGACCGAGTTCAACAAAAGCTGGGACCCCGACGCTCTGGAAGCGGCCATCAGGTACTGGATGGAGAACAAGTACATGGTGGGCGGCCTCGTTGACGCGGAACACCTGACCGAGGTCGTCCATTCCGTGATCCACTGCGGCAACAGCAGTTTCATCCCTTACCTGACACTGGCCCCGCGCGCCTCCGACGCGGTGAAGGAACTCCGCCAATGGTGA
- a CDS encoding cytochrome P450 produces MTEPAVAGDIEQRIRDAQEKFNAGMGADGAATPYPLLRELRRKAAVHPGWPEMGVPENGPDGTKTFTAYSFDAVKAVFTDNITFSTRIYEDMVRPLQGPTILEMQEPEHATYRRLHEFAFARSSMKRWDTELVGPLVDRTIAKFRDNKRADVVNAVFMPIPVRIIAALLGLPESDVGEFHRLAIDLLGFRADMETAMKASAQMKEYFVGVLADRRKSPKDDMVTILSRAEIDGVKMSDEQIYGFMRNLLPAGAETTSRSTASLALGLLTHTDQLDALRADRSLLPQAIEEGIRWETPLLNFIREVTADIDFFGLHIPKGSTMMVNLGSANHDETRWEDAESFDIFRERKPHIGFGHGAHVCLGMHLARLESTKIFDALLDELPGLRLDPDAPPPYVTGTMFRSPSRLDVVWD; encoded by the coding sequence GTGACGGAGCCTGCGGTTGCTGGCGACATCGAGCAGCGCATCCGTGATGCGCAGGAGAAGTTCAACGCCGGAATGGGCGCCGACGGCGCCGCGACCCCCTACCCGCTGCTGCGCGAGTTGCGGCGGAAGGCGGCCGTTCACCCCGGCTGGCCGGAGATGGGCGTCCCCGAGAACGGACCGGACGGCACGAAGACATTCACGGCGTACTCGTTCGACGCGGTCAAGGCCGTCTTCACCGACAACATCACGTTCAGCACCCGGATCTACGAGGACATGGTGCGACCGCTGCAAGGCCCGACGATCCTGGAAATGCAGGAACCCGAACACGCGACGTATCGCAGATTGCACGAATTCGCGTTCGCCAGGTCCTCGATGAAACGCTGGGACACCGAACTCGTTGGGCCCCTAGTGGACCGCACGATCGCGAAGTTCCGCGACAACAAGCGCGCCGACGTGGTCAATGCGGTGTTCATGCCGATCCCGGTCCGGATCATCGCCGCCCTGCTCGGCTTGCCCGAATCCGATGTCGGCGAGTTTCACCGGCTGGCCATCGACCTGCTGGGCTTTCGTGCCGACATGGAAACGGCGATGAAGGCCTCGGCTCAGATGAAGGAGTATTTCGTCGGAGTCCTCGCCGACCGGCGCAAGTCGCCGAAGGACGACATGGTGACCATCCTGTCTCGGGCCGAGATCGACGGCGTCAAAATGTCCGATGAACAAATCTACGGATTCATGCGCAATCTCTTGCCCGCGGGAGCAGAGACCACGTCGCGCTCGACGGCCAGCCTCGCGCTGGGTCTGTTGACCCACACCGACCAGCTCGATGCGCTGCGCGCCGATCGCAGCCTGTTGCCGCAGGCGATCGAGGAGGGCATCCGGTGGGAGACGCCGCTGCTCAACTTCATCCGAGAGGTCACTGCCGACATCGACTTTTTCGGGCTCCATATCCCGAAGGGTTCGACGATGATGGTCAACCTCGGCAGTGCCAACCATGACGAGACGCGATGGGAGGACGCCGAGTCCTTCGACATTTTCCGGGAGCGCAAGCCGCACATCGGGTTCGGTCATGGCGCGCACGTGTGCCTGGGAATGCACCTGGCGCGGTTGGAGAGCACCAAGATCTTCGACGCCTTGCTCGACGAACTCCCGGGGCTGCGGCTGGACCCCGACGCCCCGCCGCCCTACGTGACCGGCACCATGTTTCGATCACCGTCGCGCCTCGACGTGGTATGGGACTAG